The sequence CGGCTCGGGAAGCTCGTGCAGCACGGCGTGCTCCGGCGTGAGCGCTACCAGGATCGCCCGCCGCGCTGCGAGTATCGGCTGACGGAGAAGGGCCTCGACCTCTACGGCGTCGTCGTGATGATCGCCGGATGGGGCGACAAGCACACGGCGGGCGCGCAGGGGCCGCCCGTCGAGCGCGTGCACCGCCGGTGCGGGCGCGTCGCGACGCTCCGTCTCACCTGCGAGCACTGCGGCGAGCCCGTGACCGCGCGCGACATGCAGGCCCGGCCGGGGCCGGCATATCGAAGGGAGGACGGACGATGACCCAGGACGGGGCGAACCTGCCCACCGTGTGCGTGCTCTGCAGCCACAACTGCGGGCTGCGCGTCGATGTGAAGGACGGCCGCATCGTGGCCGTGCGCGGCGACGAGACGAACCCCATCACGAGGGGCTACGTCTGCAACAAGGCCTTCGGCATCGCCCACTACGTCGAGCACGGCGACCGGGTGCGGCACCCGCTGCGCCGCCGGCCCGACGGCACGTTCGAACGGATCGACTGGACCACGGCGATCGCCGAGATCGCCGCCCGGCTGAACGAGGTCCGGGCGCGCCACTCGCCGCGGGCGATCGCGCTGGTCGGCATCGGCGGGCAGGGCAACCACATGGATGCGCCGTACGCGATGGCCTTCCTCCGCGGCACGGGCTCGCGACGATGGTTCAACGCCTTCGCGCAGGAGAAGACGCAGCACAGCCTCCTCGACCAGTGGATGTTCGACGCCTCGCCGGCCACCTTTCTCCACGCCGACACGGCGCGGGCGCGCTTTCTCCTCGTGCTCGGAACGAATCCCAAGATCTCCAACCGCGGCCACAACGCGACCGACACCTTCAAGACGCTGGCCGAGGACCCGGGACGCACGGTGGTCGTTGTCGATCCGCGCGAGACCGAGACGACACGCACCGCGACGCGGCATCTGCGTGTGCAGCCGGGAACGGACGTCTACCTCCTGCTCGCCATGGCGGCCGTGATCGTGCGCGAGGGGCTCGCCGACCGGGCCTTCGTCGACGGTCACACGATCGGGCTCGAGCAGCTCCGCGCCGAGCTGGCGTCGGTCGACGTCGCCCGCATGGCGGCGCGCTGCGGGCTCGAGGTGGATGCCATCCGCGAGACGGCGCGCGGGTTCGCCGAGGCGGAGTCGGCGGCGATCTTCTTCGACCTCGGGGTCGAGCAGACGCCCTTTTCCACCCTCGTCTCGTACCTGATCCGCGTGCTGCTCGTGCTCACCGACAACCTGGGCCGGCCGGGCGGGTGCATGTTCCTCGAGTCGTTCCTGCCGCCCATGCAGGACCCGGCGCGTGTGAAGGAGCCCGAGCGCGCGCTCGCCTCGGGGATCCCGGCCATCCGCGCGCTCGGCAACGGCGGCATGTTCTCGCCGACGCTCGTGCCCGAGGAGGTCCTCCTCGAGCACCCGGAGCGGATCCGCGCGATCATCGTCGAGGGCTCGAACCCGCTCCTCTCCTACTCGGACGCGTCGCGCTGGCGCGCGGCGCGCGCGCGGCTCGATCTCCTCGTCGTGATCGATCCCGCCATGACCGAGACCGCGCGCCTCGCGGACTACGTGCTCCCCACCCCGGTCGGGTACGAGAAGTGGGAGACCTCCGCGTTCCCGCGTGGCGTCCCGGAGATCTACATGCAGGTCCGGCCGCCCGTCGTGTCCCCGCCGCCGGACGCCCTGCCGGAGCCGGAGATCTACGTGCGGCTCTGCGAGGCGATGGGGCTCTACCCCCCGCCGCCGGCAGAGCTCCACGCGCTCGCGACGGACGCGCTCACGCCCGCGGGCGCGATGACGTTTCTCGGGACCGCGCAGGGGGCCGCGCGGGGCGGCGAGCACGAGATGCTGGTGTGGGCCTATCGCACGCTCGGGCCCCATCTCCCCTCGCCCGCGCTCGCGGCGATGTTCTTCATCGCGCATCTGAACGCCATGTTCCGTCCCGACAGCGTGCTGCGGACCCTCGGGCCCGAGTGGGAGGGGAAGCTGCCGTTCGAGATCGGGAGCGAGCTCTTCCGGCGGTTCCTCGCCCATCCCGAGGGCGTCGAGATGGCGCGCCAGCGCCTGGAAACGAACCTGGAGGACCATCTCGGCTTCCCGGACGGGAAGATCCGTCTCGCGCCCGAGGCGATGCTGCCGGAGATCCGCCGCGCGATCGCGACCGAGCCGGCCACCGATCCGCATTTTCCCTTCGTGCTGGCGGCGGGACTGCGCACCCGCTGGACCGCGAACACGATCCAGCGCGACCCCGCGTGGCGCAAGGGCAAGGGTCCGCACTGCGCCCTCAACCTCTCGCCCGACGACGCGAGGACGATCGGGGTTCGCAACGGCGACCCGGTCCGGGTCTCGACCCGCCGCGGAAGCGTGACGCTGCCCGCGCAGGTCGACGCGAAGCTCATGGCCGGGCACGTCTGGATGCCGAACGGCTTCGGCATGGTCTCGGCCGACGGCACGGTGCAGGGCGCGAACCAGAACGAGCTCACCGATGTGACCGACCGCGATCCGTTCACCGGCATCCCGCACCATCGCCACGTGCGCTGCCGGGTGGAACGCGCGGCCTGACGCTCGCCCCACGGCGCCCACGCAACGGACCGGACCGATCTAACGCGCGATCGTTAGCAGCAGATCCCCCGTCTGCACCGGGTCGCCCGCGGCCACCCTGATCGCCGCCACCGTGCCCGCGCTCGGCGCCGTCACCGGGATCTCCACCTTCATCGACTCGACGACCGCCACCTCGTCCCCCTCCGCCACCGCGGTGCCCACCGACACCAGCACCTCCACCACCTTCCCCACTCCGGGGCTCCGCACGGCGCCGTCGCTCACGGCCGGCACCCGCGCCGCTTCGGTCCCAGCTCCACCGGCAGCAGGTCGTAGGCCATCGCGACCCAGTCGCAGAGGAGCGGGCGCGTGTCGCGCGGGTCGATCATCTCCTCGATGCCGAAGGCCTCGGCGGTGCGGAAGGGCGAGCGCAGCGCGTCGAGCTTCGCCTCGAGCTCCCGCCGCCGCGCCTCCGGGTCGGGCGCCGCCTCGATGTCGCGGCGGTAGGCGGCCTGCACGCCGCCCTCGATCGGCAGCGAGCCCCAGTCGCCCGAGGGCCAGGCGTAGCGGAGGTTCAGGCGCTGCGCGTTCCCGTGCGCCGCGCCCGCCACGCCGAACACGCGCCGCACGATGATCGACACCCACGGCACCGTCGCCTGGTAGACCGCGGCCAGGGCGCGCGCGCCGACGCGGATCGTCCCCGCACGCTCGGCCGCGGTGCCGATCAGGAAGCCCGGCTGGTCGACGAAGTTGACGCACGGGAGGTGGAAGGTGTCGCAGAGGTCGACGAAGCGGACCATCTTGTCGCTCGCCGGTGCGTCGAGCCCGCCGCCGCCCTGCAGCGGGTCGTTGGCGAGCACGCCGACCGGGTAGCCGTCGAGGCGCGCGAGGCCGGTCACGAGCGGACGGCCGTACCCGCGGCCGATCTCGAAGAACGAGTCGCGGTCGAGGACCAGGGCGAGGAGCCGCCTGACGTCGTAGCCGCGCCGGCGGTTGCGCGGGATGATCGAGAGCAGAACCTCCTCGCGCCGTCCGGGATCGTCGTCGGGTGGACGCCGCGGGGGCACCTGCCACACGTTCGACGGCAGGTAGGAGAGGAGCCTCCGGATGTGCGCGAACGCCTCGTCCTCGCTCTCCACCTCGTTGTCGACGGCGCCGCTCCCCCGCGCGTGGACGTGCGAGCCGCCGAGCTCCTCCTTGCTGACCTGCTCGCCGACGCCGCGCTCGACGACCGGCGGGCCGGCGACGAAGAGCTGGCTCGTCTCCCTGACCATGAGCGCGAAGTGCGAGGTCACGACGCGGGCCGCACCGAGGCCGGCGACCGAGCCCATGCAGGCGCCCACCACCGGCACCTCGGAGAGGAGGGCGACGACCACGTCCCAGGATGGGTTCGCGGGCACGTAGGTGCGCTTCATCTCGTCGAGCGTCTTGACGCTGCCGCCGCCGCCCGTGCCGTCGACGAGGCGGACGATGGGCAGCCGCAGCTCGCGCGCCATGAGCTCGCCGTAGCCCTGCTTGTTGGCGATCGCCGCGTCGGCGGCGCCGCCGCGGACCGTGAAGTCGTCGCCGCCGACGACGACACGGCGGCCGTCGATCCGTCCGGTACCCAGCACGAAGTTCGCCGGCACGATCTCGACCAGGCGGCCGTCCTGGTAGCTGGCCTTGCCGGTCAGCGCACCCGTCTCGTGGAAGGTGCCGGGATCGAGCAGGCGCTCGATGCGCTCGCGCACCGTGAGCTTGCCGCCCGCGTGCTGGCGTGCGACGTTCTCGGGCCCGCCCATCCGCTGGGCCAGCTCCACGCGGCGCTTGATCTCGTCGACCTCGGGCTGCCAGCTCACGGCCGTCTCGTAGCGCACCCCTTGTCTTTGTGCGAGCCCCGCCGTAGCCTCCGCGGCAATCGAGCATGAAGTTCGGCATCGCGTATGCCAACGCCGGCCCGTTCGGGTTCCCCGAGCCTCTCGCACACCTCGCGCGCACCGCCGAGGAGACGGGCTTCGAGTCGATCTGGACGGTCGAGCACGTCGTCATCCCGGTGGGGTACCGGTCGAGGTACCCCTACGATCCCTCGGGCAGGATCCCCGGGCCCGAGAACGTGCCCATCCCCGACCCGATCCTGCCCCTCGCCTTCGCCGCCGCGGTGACCAAGAAGCTCCGCCTCGCGACCGGCATCCTGATCCTCCCGCAGCGCCATCCGATCTACGTCGCGAAGGAGGTGGCGACGCTGGACGTCCTCTCCGGCGGGCGCGCGATCCTCGGCATCGGGATCGGCTGGCTCGAGGAGGAGTTCGACGCGCTCGGCGTCCCGTTCGCGGAGCGTGCGGCGCGCACGCGCGAGGCGGTGCGCGCCATCCGCTCGCTCTGGAAGGAGACGCCGGAAGCGTTCGCGGGGAAGTTCTTCCACTGGGCACCGCTCGAGTCGAATCCCAAGCCCGTGCAGAAGCCCGGCGTGCCGATCGTCGTCGGGGGCCACGGCGAGTGGGCCGCGCGCCGCGCGGCACGCTACGGCGACGGGTTCTTCCCGGCGGTCGGCGAGCCCGAGAAGCTCCAGGCGCTCTTCGCCACGCTGCGCGCGGAGTGCCGCCGCATCGGACGGAAGCCCGAGGAGATCGAGCTGAGCGCCGGCCGGGGCCGCCCCGACCTGGACGCCGTGCGCCGGCTCCAGGACCTCGGCGTGTCGCGCGTCACCACGGGGCCGCCGGGGTTCGACACGGAGGCCGTCACGCGCGGCCTGCACGATTTCGCCGACCGCGTGATCGCGAAGCTCTAGATGGAGGCGGTCCGCACCCCCGACGACCGCTTCACGAACCTCGCCGGCCACCGGTTCGCGCCGCACTACGTCGAGGTGGAGGGCCTCCGCATCCACTACGTCGACGAGGGCCCGCGCGACGCCGTCCCCGTCCTCCTGCTGCACGGCGAGCCGTCCTGGTCGTACCTCTATCGGAAGATGATCCCCGTCATCGGCGCCGCGGGCCACCGCGTGATCGCGCCCGACCTGGTCGGCTTCGGCCGCTCCGACAAGCCCGTCCGGCGCGAGGACTACACCTACCAGCGTCACGTGGACTGGATGCGCGGCGTGCTCGAGCGGCTCGACCTCCGGCGCATCACGCTCGTCTGCCAGGACTGGGGCGGGCTCATCGGCCTCCGGCTCGCCGCCGAGCAGCCGGAATTCTTCGCCCGGATCGTGGCCGCCAACACGTT is a genomic window of Deltaproteobacteria bacterium containing:
- a CDS encoding helix-turn-helix transcriptional regulator; translation: MRWSEVGKLDCTIARTLSVIGDRWTLLILRDAFLGTRRFEAFQASLGITRHRLADRLGKLVQHGVLRRERYQDRPPRCEYRLTEKGLDLYGVVVMIAGWGDKHTAGAQGPPVERVHRRCGRVATLRLTCEHCGEPVTARDMQARPGPAYRREDGR
- a CDS encoding molybdopterin oxidoreductase family protein, producing MTQDGANLPTVCVLCSHNCGLRVDVKDGRIVAVRGDETNPITRGYVCNKAFGIAHYVEHGDRVRHPLRRRPDGTFERIDWTTAIAEIAARLNEVRARHSPRAIALVGIGGQGNHMDAPYAMAFLRGTGSRRWFNAFAQEKTQHSLLDQWMFDASPATFLHADTARARFLLVLGTNPKISNRGHNATDTFKTLAEDPGRTVVVVDPRETETTRTATRHLRVQPGTDVYLLLAMAAVIVREGLADRAFVDGHTIGLEQLRAELASVDVARMAARCGLEVDAIRETARGFAEAESAAIFFDLGVEQTPFSTLVSYLIRVLLVLTDNLGRPGGCMFLESFLPPMQDPARVKEPERALASGIPAIRALGNGGMFSPTLVPEEVLLEHPERIRAIIVEGSNPLLSYSDASRWRAARARLDLLVVIDPAMTETARLADYVLPTPVGYEKWETSAFPRGVPEIYMQVRPPVVSPPPDALPEPEIYVRLCEAMGLYPPPPAELHALATDALTPAGAMTFLGTAQGAARGGEHEMLVWAYRTLGPHLPSPALAAMFFIAHLNAMFRPDSVLRTLGPEWEGKLPFEIGSELFRRFLAHPEGVEMARQRLETNLEDHLGFPDGKIRLAPEAMLPEIRRAIATEPATDPHFPFVLAAGLRTRWTANTIQRDPAWRKGKGPHCALNLSPDDARTIGVRNGDPVRVSTRRGSVTLPAQVDAKLMAGHVWMPNGFGMVSADGTVQGANQNELTDVTDRDPFTGIPHHRHVRCRVERAA
- a CDS encoding acetyl-CoA carboxylase biotin carboxyl carrier protein subunit; protein product: MGVDHRAARVRRGGRGARERAAPEPPLRLALGRLGLAADRGRRAGRLPPRHRGGARPGGAAAGARGEARRAALALPHRRGLRHRGDDRPARHAPAPLRLGRDGLRPAAGGAGTEAARVPAVSDGAVRSPGVGKVVEVLVSVGTAVAEGDEVAVVESMKVEIPVTAPSAGTVAAIRVAAGDPVQTGDLLLTIAR
- a CDS encoding methylmalonyl-CoA carboxyltransferase — protein: MSWQPEVDEIKRRVELAQRMGGPENVARQHAGGKLTVRERIERLLDPGTFHETGALTGKASYQDGRLVEIVPANFVLGTGRIDGRRVVVGGDDFTVRGGAADAAIANKQGYGELMARELRLPIVRLVDGTGGGGSVKTLDEMKRTYVPANPSWDVVVALLSEVPVVGACMGSVAGLGAARVVTSHFALMVRETSQLFVAGPPVVERGVGEQVSKEELGGSHVHARGSGAVDNEVESEDEAFAHIRRLLSYLPSNVWQVPPRRPPDDDPGRREEVLLSIIPRNRRRGYDVRRLLALVLDRDSFFEIGRGYGRPLVTGLARLDGYPVGVLANDPLQGGGGLDAPASDKMVRFVDLCDTFHLPCVNFVDQPGFLIGTAAERAGTIRVGARALAAVYQATVPWVSIIVRRVFGVAGAAHGNAQRLNLRYAWPSGDWGSLPIEGGVQAAYRRDIEAAPDPEARRRELEAKLDALRSPFRTAEAFGIEEMIDPRDTRPLLCDWVAMAYDLLPVELGPKRRGCRP
- a CDS encoding LLM class F420-dependent oxidoreductase, producing MKFGIAYANAGPFGFPEPLAHLARTAEETGFESIWTVEHVVIPVGYRSRYPYDPSGRIPGPENVPIPDPILPLAFAAAVTKKLRLATGILILPQRHPIYVAKEVATLDVLSGGRAILGIGIGWLEEEFDALGVPFAERAARTREAVRAIRSLWKETPEAFAGKFFHWAPLESNPKPVQKPGVPIVVGGHGEWAARRAARYGDGFFPAVGEPEKLQALFATLRAECRRIGRKPEEIELSAGRGRPDLDAVRRLQDLGVSRVTTGPPGFDTEAVTRGLHDFADRVIAKL